AGTAAAAGATATTTGGTGCAACGATAATTATTAAAATATCAAAATTATTATTTAGCAAACAACTTGTTTTAGTTTTAGGATTATGAGTAAGTTTGTCAAATCGAAATAAAAGAAAAATGAGTAAATCAAGTTTGTTATCTATTGTAGTTCCTGTTTATAATGAAGAAGGGAATGTAACCTTGTTGACAGAAAATATAGACAACGGTTTAAAAGGATATAATTACGAAATTATTTATGTTGATGATTGTTCTACAGACAATACTCGTAAAGAGGTAAAAGATTTAAATCATCCTAAAGTAATTTTGGTTGAACTTAGAAAAAACTACGGACAAAGTTCTGCTATTGCTGCGGGAATTGATATTGCCAAAGGAGCGTATATTATTACGATGGATGGAGATTTACAAAACGATCCATCGGACTTACCTGCGATGTTAGACAAATTGATAGAAGATGATTTGGATATGATAACAGGGATTCGTCAAAAAAGACAGGATAATTTTTTAAGAACTTTACCCTCTAAAATTGCGAATTACATCATTAGAAAAACTACGGGTTTACATATTACAGATCATGGTTGTGCTATTAAAATTTTTACAGCCGAAACTGCAAAAGGATTAAAATTATATGGAGAAATGCACCGTTTTATTTCTTTGGTTACTTTTATGAATGGAGCAAGAATATCAGAAATGCCAGTAAAACACCATGCTCGTCAATTTGGAGTTTCTAAATACGGATTGGGGAGAACTTTTAAGGTGATTAATGATTTGTTATTGATTTTATTTCAACGTAAATACTTGCAAAAACCTATTTATCTATTTGGAAATATAGGGTTGAGTTTTGCTGGAGTAGGAATGTTAATCAATTTTTATTTGTTAATTCTTAAACTTTTAGGTGAAGATATTTGGGGAAGACCATTATTGATTTTAGGAGTGATGTTAGTCGTGATGGGAATTCAGTTTTTTACCGTTGGAATTATTATAGATTTGTTGATGAAAACTTATTACGAGTCTCAAGACAAACGACCATACAACTTAAGAAAAGTAACTACTTTTGAAAAAATATAAAGTAAAAAAAATAGCAGGAACAGTATTAAAAATAGGAGTGAGCGTACTCCTATTTTACTTTGTGGTAACTAAAATATCTTTTGCAGAGGTATTTAAGATTATCAAAAACAGCAATGTCTTGTTATTGCTTTTAAGCGGTGTTTTTTTACTTTTATCTCAGTGGGTCTCTTCCATTAGGTTAAACACT
Above is a genomic segment from Wenyingzhuangia fucanilytica containing:
- a CDS encoding glycosyltransferase family 2 protein yields the protein MSKSSLLSIVVPVYNEEGNVTLLTENIDNGLKGYNYEIIYVDDCSTDNTRKEVKDLNHPKVILVELRKNYGQSSAIAAGIDIAKGAYIITMDGDLQNDPSDLPAMLDKLIEDDLDMITGIRQKRQDNFLRTLPSKIANYIIRKTTGLHITDHGCAIKIFTAETAKGLKLYGEMHRFISLVTFMNGARISEMPVKHHARQFGVSKYGLGRTFKVINDLLLILFQRKYLQKPIYLFGNIGLSFAGVGMLINFYLLILKLLGEDIWGRPLLILGVMLVVMGIQFFTVGIIIDLLMKTYYESQDKRPYNLRKVTTFEKI